The Quercus lobata isolate SW786 chromosome 4, ValleyOak3.0 Primary Assembly, whole genome shotgun sequence genome segment attaaaaaaaaaaaaaaaaccaaaaattgattgggcAAAAGCCCAATAGTGCAGGCCCATTTAGTATTCCACATTAAAATTGACCAATATTTCTCtgataatatattaaatttctctCACAAGAGAGATCATTCCCTTGTAgagatatttgatatttcactacGTATACGTGCAGACTTAAAATATCCATTGGAGAATATAGatttattactttttcaatAATTCTTATTTGTCATTATAGAAATTTGTAGTGATACAGCATTGAAGCATATGATATCCAAatttatgccatttttttttcatccataacATTACACAAGCCACACTTCATAGATTTGCAGGCAGTCACTTCATCCAATATACGCTACTGGTGGGACACTGAAATCTGAAATAGATGTAACCAAAAGATTAGCAAAATATGTAATACCAAAATGCGATCCGCGTGACTATAAGAAAAGCAActcttttgttatttatttttttatttttttttttggttcaataaaAGCAAAAGCTACCATAGACCAAAATGATTTCTAATGAATCATTACAAAtcaaaactacaaaaataaaaccGAGTATTTTCCTTTCTGTTCAAGTCAAAATAAGTTGAGATATATGCGTTTGgattaactttttgttgaaaacttatTTGTATATTTGTTAAAGGTTGTAAGAAGTATAGTTATGCTTTGTGTAAGAATTAATCCAATCTCATGCTAGTCTACCAAATCATGACTAAAAAATtcacacaaaacacaaaattcattttgaaATACCATATGGAGTAAACTGGACACATAAATTGTGGAGGCTTTATATATAAAGGGTTTTATGACCTAAAGAGTTTCTTACCTCCACACTTAGACCCAGGGGCCAGTGGCTTGTTACACATCTTTGCTACAAAGACCACTTTATTCATGTCAATCTTCTTCTCCATCTCTGAGTTCAATTGCTTGCATATGCATGGAATGTCTACTTTCTGGATAGCACCGCAGCATGTTGGATGTGGATATGCCTTTGGACCATCCTTTTTAACGAAAGCAGCACATTTAGACATCAAATCCTGCTCACCTTGACAACGTCGGCCAACAACCATGTTACTAGAGAACAAAATCACAGTAATGGCAAAGAAGGCCAAAAGGAAGATGTTAGTATGGATGTACATTGCCATATCTATTTTCTCTTTGAAGTTTGAATGTATGTGTATGTTGGCTGGTCTATTGGGGTGGTGAGAGTTGGTTTTTATAGGGGTTTAGATGGAAAGATTAAGATGAAACTTAATATTTGAGCCTTGAAAATTGGGCTCATTTTGTGCAAAAACAAGTGTTGCTTCTGGTGCAAACGAGTTGATGCATGTGAACCAGCTAATTCTTCCTGGTAAAATACAAGGAAAGAGTTACTTCTTGGGAAGTTAAGCCTTTGGCATGCAATGCATGTGAGCCTTGGGCGTTATTTTAACGGCTAGCTTAAActcttttgtttccttttttttttatgatttagatAAAAAACCAgtattatttgttcttatcaatttttcaacttctctatttctttttaaacaattttttttgaatgtattTGATTCATAcgtaaactaaaattttatctcCAGCATTGTTtagcactttttctttttcgtttatgaataatcaataatatttatttttctttttatctcttatCAACAACTTTAGATTAGATCATAAAGAATCGTTTGATGGAGGCTTATTAATCTGAAATTCtggtctcaaattttttttttgaaacataattttttttattcatatctAACAACGTATTAATGAAGATGCATGTAACACTAATTACATATAAATAATACAACAAGTAAGAATCAAACActaagcttttgattttcatttatTCTATAATTTGATTGATTTCTAGATCAAAACACTCATGACTTATGTACtcctttaaattatatttttactatttaagttatttgttcttatcaattattttctttaattgttcttattaccttttattatatgttgttcttatcaacttttcCTATATTGCTTTATCAATTGTTTGGATAAAgataaaaacttaattattgataatatcacagctctctctttttcttttttctcccattTTTTGATTTCCACGTTTGTTCaactttataaaataaaaaaaataaaaaaaaatttcatatttccTTACGGgcataataatttaatttaggttctatttcttttcttttctttctttttttatttataaaataatctaattttttttttatcgatattaacttctttttttccattttatcagaaattttttctttcttttctttcaagtAAAGATAACTTGTTCTAAGtcagttacttttttttccttcacttctTTTATTCTATCATAAAATCTATAACAagattaaagaaatttaaaattctacttcaactaaaTTTCGACTCCCAAAAATTTATagcaatttaaaataaaatttaatatttatcatcaaaaTCATATCACTAAGAACCATGCACTAAGATGCCCTCCTACTCCACATCCATATGGTTATTTACTATAAATTCACTTCTCTCATCTTAAAAAAACCCCCACTTCTCTCCTGCGGATTCTATTGATACAAAATATGATTACTACTATTAATTTACTTTTAGATATTCCTATTAAAGTTTCAAGTTACTCACtatatgtaattttaaattatttatatctaACTTTTAGTTAAGCCATGTGTCAGACAGGTATAATACTAGTTATTTcgtaaaaagaaacaaagaatataAAAGGGATTTATAAGTAGACTTTATAAGAGGTATAAACATATTTATAACTTGTCAAGAGTCTTATAGTTTTGTGAcattaaatagtttttttcatAAGGAGCACAAGGTTCCAATTTCTCTTTCACTTATTGTAACATGTAATTAatcttattcttttattatatatagttgCTCTTAGGAAAATGTTTCTCTtgataaattaacaaaatatttattttacgataacttttaggaaaaattataatCTACTCCTATGTAGTTTAATTTTATCACAATTTAATCAGTCCATGCACAAACTTTCAATTGTTATATTTGACCCCTTAACATATGAATTAGAATggaaaattttaggattttgtccagattaataaattttgtagttgTGGATAAAAGATTTCTCAATCACAGTTTAGTCTCAAGTTTTCTCAATTGCTACATTTTGACCTCtaaagtttggaatttttttattcgatagttacaataaTAAGGAGATGATTTGAACCTTGACTTtcctaataaaaaagaatatgcTAATACTATGttattgagttacaaaactcttaactctaaaattggattaaaatgaaattgttagGGATACTTTAGATGAAACTTCAATGAtgtctgttaggttctaaagatttaggtttaaatgtttagaatcatatttttattgtgt includes the following:
- the LOC115987619 gene encoding uncharacterized protein LOC115987619, with the protein product MAMYIHTNIFLLAFFAITVILFSSNMVVGRRCQGEQDLMSKCAAFVKKDGPKAYPHPTCCGAIQKVDIPCICKQLNSEMEKKIDMNKVVFVAKMCNKPLAPGSKCGDFSVPPVAYIG